GAGTGACACAGACCCGGGGAAGCTACTATCAGATCTCCGTGCGGAAGCGCGGACGATGGTGGGCGAACTATACGGCATGTATGAAGCACTTCGGCGGGTAGCGCTCCGGCACCCGGAGGTCGATTACGAAGAGTGGCAAGCTATCGCCGGTGAGTCCGGAGGCCGCTAGCGATAGTGGCTGCGTGGCTTACGACCGAGTATAAAACGATGTGGTGAACAATCGGTGGCGAAATATAGCCGCTCCATCTATCTCGCCTGAGTCTCTGAGCACTGTAGAGCCAATCTCTCTTCAGTCACTAAACTGGCCAAGCCCAGTTTGTGACTGGCCGGCTCGGCTCTCTTCACTGACGCTAGTTGCGATAATTTCTTCGACTTCCCCCCTATTCTCACCGTCACTATTGATCGACCGGGTTGCCCCGACGGTATCTGGCAGTAGATTCTCTGACTCCGCCTCGTAGAGGTCGTACATCACGCCACTGTTACTCAAAATAACGTGAACTCCTTCGCTGGCCAAGGAGTCGGCAAATTCCAAGAGTGATTGCTGGTCTTCGGTATCGAACCCATCTGCGCTGTATTTGGTGAAGTCTGCAGTTGTACTCATCGGCTCGTATGGCGGATCGAAGTAGACGAGGTCACCCGGCGATACGACCTCCTCTACGTACGTATAGTCTTGATTGTAGAGTTCTACGCGCTCTAGAACACGACTTGCTGCACGAACCTCTTCGGCCCGAACCCAATCTGGGTTAGCATATCGCCCTTGTGGGATGTTAAAGAACCCATCCGCATTTTCACGATACATTCCGTTGAACCCCGTTCGATTGAGATAGAGTAGAAGGGCAGCCTCTTCAAGCGCATCGAAGTCATCGCCTGCTGGCCGGTTATTAAATCGAGCTCGCTGTTGGTAATAATACGAATCGACATCTTTTCCGCTCCGGTCTGTCGTCGAAAACGGGAAACTTTCGTCTGGATCGTGTTCGGGGTCCTGGAACTCTCGACACCGATTGATGAGCTTTTCAGGGTTGTCCCGGACCTGCCGGTAGAAGTTTACGAGGCGGGCGTTCGTGTCATTCACCGTCCCCGTAGTCGGCTCGATGTCGAAAAAGAGTGCGCCGCCACCTAAGAACGGCTCGTGGTATGCATTTTCGGTAGCGTCGAAATCACGCGGGAACCTGGCTTTTAGGTCGTCTAACAGCTGCCGTTTACCGCCGGCCCACTTGAGTACCGGTTTCGTCATTCGAGTAAATACAGGGTACGCCTAGGTAAAAAACCTGCCTTTCAGTCTATATTGAAAGGCGATAACTCGAAGAGGGTTAAGTAGGGCGCCCATAGATGTATCCGTG
This genomic stretch from Haloarcula limicola harbors:
- a CDS encoding DNA adenine methylase, with the protein product MTKPVLKWAGGKRQLLDDLKARFPRDFDATENAYHEPFLGGGALFFDIEPTTGTVNDTNARLVNFYRQVRDNPEKLINRCREFQDPEHDPDESFPFSTTDRSGKDVDSYYYQQRARFNNRPAGDDFDALEEAALLLYLNRTGFNGMYRENADGFFNIPQGRYANPDWVRAEEVRAASRVLERVELYNQDYTYVEEVVSPGDLVYFDPPYEPMSTTADFTKYSADGFDTEDQQSLLEFADSLASEGVHVILSNSGVMYDLYEAESENLLPDTVGATRSINSDGENRGEVEEIIATSVSEESRAGQSQTGLGQFSD